The genomic DNA GGGTAGATCTGTTTTTCAAATCAAGTCTTTCAAGATGCAGAACGAAGAGGGCCAAAATATGGATCTTTACATCCCCAGAAAGTGGTAttatatctttcttttttattctttatttgtAATAGAATTTGACTTCTTCGGCCTTTATCTAAATTATGCTATGTGATTGCAGTTCTGCAACAAATAGGCTAATTACTGCAAAGGACCATGCTTCTGTCCAGATCAACATTGGGCATTTGGATGAGAATGGTGTTTATACTGGAACCTCCTCCACATTTGCTCTTTGTGGCTTTGTTCGTGCCCAGGTAATGTTATGATACCCTTCTAGTGAACTTAATTGATAGTTGTATATGTTGCAATCTATTCTGAATTTCATCATTTTGCTTTCTGTGTTAATGATATTGATTAGCCTGTATTCCTGTTTAGTGTTGTGTGCATAGTTCAGCAACTATACAgtttgactaaaatttttatcaacgTTTGGTTAAAGgctgttattttttgtttgattggATTTTGGCCTTTTTTTTGGTGGGGGCGGGGGCGGGGGTAGGGATGCTTGTGTATGTGAAAAACGTGTGAAGAAGCCAGAGATTAAAATGGAGAAACAGAGAAACAAATGGCACTCAATAGTTTGTCTTCCACTTGGTGGTCCAATAGATCATTGATATGTAGATATTGATGAAATTATAA from Diospyros lotus cultivar Yz01 chromosome 4, ASM1463336v1, whole genome shotgun sequence includes the following:
- the LOC127798687 gene encoding 40S ribosomal protein S21-2-like, which translates into the protein MQNEEGQNMDLYIPRKCSATNRLITAKDHASVQINIGHLDENGVYTGTSSTFALCGFVRAQGDADSALDRLWQKKKVDARQ